The following is a genomic window from Streptomyces sp. BHT-5-2.
CGCTTGCGCAGCGCGAACGCCTTGCGGTCCAGTGCCAGGCCGGTGTCCCCGCCGTCGGCGGGGCTGCGCCGGTCCGCGACGAAGAGCTGGGAGAAGGCCGGCATGGTGGCGCGGGCGCCGTTGCCCAGCAGCTGCGGGGCGACCGGGACGACCCGCCAGCCGAGGACGGCGAGGCCCTCCTCGTCGGCGAGCGTCTCGATCCGTGAGACGGCCGCGGCCGCTTCGTGGGCGTCCGAGGGCAGGAAGGCGATGCCGACGGCGTAGGAGCCGGCCGCGGGGAGCTCGAAGGTGGCCTCCGCGCGGAGGAACGCGTCCGGGATCTGGAGCAGGATGCCCGCGCCGTCGCCCGAGTCGGGCTCGGAGCCGGTGGCACCGCGGTGCTCCAGATTGGTCAGCACGGTCAGGGCCTGCTCGACCAGGGCGTGGCTGGCCTCGCCGGTGAGGGTGGCCACGAAGCCGACGCCGCAGGCGTCGTGCTCGTTGCGCGGGTCGTACATACCCTGCTGGACGGGGCGGCCGTCCAGGGGCGACCAAGCGGCGGCGGCGCTGCTGGTGGTCGCGGAGTGCGTGGACGCGTGGCGCATCGGCTCTCCCAACGTCGTCGTGGCAATAGGCTTTGCCGAGGGACGACGTTGGCCCTCCGCGAAATTTCGTGCAGGTTACAGGATGGCTCGCTTCTCGAAAAGCGAAAGATGCCTTCCAGCATCCGGACGCCGCACGGGCGGTGTGCCTGAATTTCGGGGAATTTCGGGGATGCGGACGACTGCTTCGTTCTCGGACTGGGAGCCGCCCTCTGCGGCGGCGTTCGGCGAGCGACACTGCCCGGCGACGCCAGGGCCTTATGCCCGGTCGTCAACAAACCGAAACCGCTGGGTAACGCGGCCATCATGCGGTCACCCGAATGGGACGTCAACCCACCGCCGTCCCGAACAGCACGCCGAGGCCGTACGTGACCGCCGCCGCGGCACCGCCCAGCGCCAGCTGACGCAGCCCGCTGAACCACCACGAACGGGCCGTCACCCGCGCCACCACCGCGCCGCAGCCGAAGAGTCCGAGCAGCGCCAGCAGCACCGCAGGCCACAGCACACTGCCCCCCAAGAGATAAGGAAGGAGAGGCAGAAGCGCGCCCAACGCAAAGGATCCGAAGGAAGAAACGGCGGCAACGGTCGGAGAAGGAAGATCCGACGGGTCGATGCCCAATTCCTCGCGGGCGTGGATCTCCAGCGCCTGCTCGGGGTCGCGGGAGAGCTGTTCGGCGACCTTCCGGGCCAGCTCCGGCTCCACCCCGCGGGACTCGTAGAGGGCCGCCAGCTCCTCCTGTTCGTCCTTGGGGTGCTTGCGCAGCTCGGCCCGCTCGATGTCCAGCTCCGCGACCACCAGTTCACGCTGCGAGGCCACCGAGGTGTACTCCCCCGCAGCCATCGAGAACGCACCGGCCGCCAGCCCCGCCAGGCCGGTGATCACGATCGTCTGCTGCGACACCGCACCACCGGCCACGCCCGTCATCAGCGCGAGATTGGACACCAGGCCGTCCATCGCACCGAAGACGGCGGGGCGCAACCAGCCGCCGTTCACGTCACGGTGGGTGTGGTTGTCGCGGTGCGCCGCATGCGTCGGCGCGGCGGCGTCCATGATCTCCATGACCGACATATCCAGACCTGCTCTCTCCTTGCGAGGCGTGGGCCGATGGCGGCACTTCCCCCTCCAACCCCTCGAAGTTATGCGCGGATTACCCTGCTCCGCTAGCAAGGAAGGCCGAACTTACCTCGCTGACCTGCGGCTTTACCGAAACGGCAAGCTTGTGATCCGGATCACAAGACTGTCTGCGGGCGGCGGCACCCGCCGGGACGGTCGACCGGGTGACCCTGCGGCCCCGGACAGGAGACCCGGGCCGCCGCGGGGGACGGATACCGGGCGGGACACGGACTCCGGACGCCTCCGGCCGTCCGCCCCGACGGCCCCCTCAGCCCGCGAAAGGACACCCCGATGACGGACGCCGCCACCACCGCCACCCCGGCCCGGCCCGCCCCCGAGCCGCCGGACCCCGAGGGGCCCCCGGCCCCCTGCGGCAGCGCCCCGGAGCCCGAGGTCTCCCCGCTGGAGGACCGGGCGGCCGGCGCCCTCGTCGGGGCCGCGGTCGGCGACGCCCTCGGCGGGCCGGCCGAGGGCCTGACGCCGGAACAGATCGTGGCCCGGCACGGCGGCCGCATCGAGGGCATCGTCGGGCCGTTCCACCCGGATTGGCGCACCGCGCGACCGCTCGCGCCGTACCACAAGGGCGACGGCCACATCACCGACGACACCCTGATGACCCATGCGCTGGTCCGCGTCTACGAGACGGTCCGCGACCACCTCGACGCCTACGCCGTCGCCGACCACCTCGTCCCCGACCTGATCGGCACGCCCCGCTGGATCCCCGAACTCGAGGCCGAGGCACTGCCGTTGCAGCGGATCTTCCTCGCCGAGAAGTGGATCGTGGCACGGCTGCACTACGGCCACGCCGATCCGCGCGAGGCCGGCGTCGGAAACATCGTCAACTCCGGTGCGGCGATGTACATGACGCCGGTCGGCATCGTCAACGCCGGTAATCCGGACCGGGCCTACACCGAGGCGCTGGACATCTCCGCCGCCCACCAGTCCTCCTACGGGCGGGAGGCGGCCGGGGTGTTCGCCGCCGCGGTGGCCGCCGCGTTCCTGCCGGACGCCACCCCGGCCACGGTCGTCGGACACGCCCTGCGGCTGGCGAAGGACGGCACCCGGGCGGCGATCGAGGCGGTCTGCGACGTCGCCGCGCCGCACACCGACTACGAGTCCGCGCTGGTGCCGCTGCGGGCGGCGGTCGCCCCCTACGACACCGTCGGCCCGAACCACCGCGAACCGTCCCTGGGCGCCCGCCGGCCCTCCCGCGTGCACGCCGTCGAGGAACTCCCCATCGCCCTGGGCATGCTGCTGGTCGCCGACGGCGACTACCGGGCCGGTGTGCTCGGCGCGGTCAACTACGGGCGCGACTGCGCCGCGATCGCCACGATGACCGGTGCGCTCGCCGGCGCCCTGAACGGCGCGGCGGCGGTGCCCGCCGAGTGGAGCGCCGAGGTCGCCCGGGCCAGCCGGCTCGACCTGCACGCCCCGGCCGTCGCGCTGGCCGGTGTCGCCCGCGAGGTCTTCGCCCGCGACCGGGCCCGCCGTCTGCGCCACGAGCAGTCCTTCGGCGCCCTGGTGGCAGGGACGGTGATGACCGAGGCCAGCGGCCGGTGACGGGCCGGCGGCCGACAGCCGCCGGACGGCACGCCGGACCCGGCCGACACAGCGGAGCGCCGGGCGGTCCCGGTGCGAGCGGGTCCGCCCGGCGCTCCGGTCGGATGGGGGCCGTTCCCGGCCGGCCTCAGGACTTCGCGCCGCCCGGGCTTCCGGCGGCCTCGGCGGACCCGGCGGCGGATCCGGACGCCGAGCCGTCGGCAGGCTTCCCGCCGTCCTCCCGGCCGCCCTCGGCGAGCTGCCACTCCGGTTCGACGATCTCCTCGCGGCCCGGGGCCTTCTTCGCGGAGACGATCATGTAGACGACGGCCAGGACGAGGACCACCAACGCGGTCCAGACGTTCAGCCGCAGGCCCAGGATGTGGTGCGCCTCGTCGACCCGCAGGTACTCGATCCAGGCGCGGCCCGCGCAGTAGGCGGCGACGTAGAGCGCGAAGACCCGCCCGTGGCCGAGGCGGAAGCGCTTGTCCGCCCAGATCACCAGCGCCGCGACGCCCAGGCACCACAGGCACTCGTAGAGGAACGTCGGGTGGTAGGTGCCGCCGATGCGGCCGATCGCCGGGTCCGGGTCGATCTTCAGCGCCCACGGGACGTCGGTCGGCTTGCCGTACAGCTCCTGGTTGAACCAGTTGCCCCAGCGGCCGATCGCCTGGCCGATGGCGAGGCCCGGCGCCAGCGCGTCGGCGTACGCGGGCATCGGGATGCCCCGGCGGCGGCAGCCGATCCAGGCACCGAGCGCGCCCAGCGCGACCGCGCCCCAGATGCCGAGGCCGCCCTGCCACACCTTGAAGGCGTCGAGCGGGTGGCCGTTCTCGCCGAAGTACGGCTCGTACGTCGTGATGACGTGGTACAAACGCCCGCCGACCAGGCCGAAGGGCACCGCCCACACGGCGATGTCGGCGACCGTTCCGGAGCGGCCGCCGCGCTGCACCCAGCGCCGGTTGCCGAGCCAGACGCCGACGAACACGCCGATGATGATGCAGAACGCGTAGCCGCGCAGCGGGATCGGCCCGAGATGGACGACACCGGTCGACGGGCTGGGAATGAATGCGAGGTCCATGGCAGGACCGACGCTACCGCGCCGGGCGGGGTCGACGACAACCCGCCCGGCAACGGCTGCGTAACGGCCACGGCGGCGCAGCGGTCCGTACCGACTGCCCGGCCGGACGGCCGCGGCCGGGCTACTTGCTCTTGTCCGCCGCCAGGACCATCTTCTTCAGGTCCGCGGGGGTGACCCGGCCGCCCTTGACCTGGGAGAGGTCCTTGCCGTTGAGCAGGACGGTCGGGGTGCCGCGGAAGCCGCCACTGGCGAACGCCTCGTTGGACTTGCGGACGAAGCCGTCGTACCGGCCGTCGTGGACGCACTTGGTGAACGCGGCCGACGTCAGACCCGGGACCTTCCCGGCCAGCTGGAGCAGGTACTTCTTGTCGCCGAAGCGGTCCTGCTGCTCGGGCGGCTGGTGGGAGTAGAGGACGTCGTGGTAGTCGCGGAACTTTCCGGCGTCCTGGGCGCACAGGGCGGCGTTGGCGGCGTTCAGCGAGCCGGTGCCGCCGGCGTTGCCGTCGATGAGGGTGGCGAGGTGGTACTCCACCTTGAGCCGGCCGGAGTCCTGGAGCTGGTGGATCACCGGGCGGAAGCCGGTCTCGAACTGCTGGCAGGCCGGGCAGCGGAAGTCCTCCCAGACGGTGAGGGTGGAACGGGCGCCGGCCGGACCCACCTGGACGGCGGGCTTGTCGCCGTCGCTGGCCTTTCTGGGGAGGGCGAAGGCGTCGTCGGTGGTGCTGCCGGTGCCGCCGCCGGAGGACACCCAGACGGCGATCCCGCCGGCCACCGCGAGCACCGCGACCACCGCGCCGGCGACGGCCGACTGGCGGACCCGGCGGGCGCGCGTCCTCTCCTTGTCACGCTGGGCCTGGAGCCGCTCGCGGGCGCTGCTCGTTCCGTCACGCTTCGGGCCGTCATGGTTCTTCTGGTTCACGCCCGTGGACAACGAAGCGGAGGGGCACAGCCGCACCCCTCCGCTCCGAGGTTCGCCCGATCGGACGATCTGCCGGGGTCAGTCCCGGGCCGCGCCGTTCCGGCGCACGCCGTCGCCGAGCCGCCCGGCCAGGGCCCGGACGGCGGTCAGCCCGGCGTCAAGGTCGCCGTCCGCCGCCAGCAGGCACTTGACGAACGCCGAGCCGACGATCACACCGTCGGCGAAGCGGGCCACCTCGGCGGCCTGCTCGGCGTTGGAGACGCCCAGGCCGACGCAGACGGGGAGCCCACGACGGGCGCCCGCCGTGGCGCGGGTGCGGGCCACCAGGTCCTCGGCCTCCCGGCCGACGGACTCGCGGGTGCCGGTGACGCCCATCAGGGACGCGGCGTAGACGAAGCCGCTGCCGGCCTCGGTGATCTTGGCGAGCCGCTCGTCCCGGCTGCTCGGGGCGACCACGAAGACGGTGGCCAGGCCGTGCTGTTCGGCGGCCTTGCGCCAGACCTCGGACTCCTCGACCGGGAGGTCCGGCAGGATGCAGCCGGCGCCGCCCGCCTCGGCGAGGTCGGCGGCGAACCGCTCGACGCCGTAGCGGTCGACAGGGTTCCAGTACGTCATGCAGAGCACCGGCGCGCCGGTGGCGGCGTGCACGTCGCGGACCGTGCGGAGCACGTCGGTGATCCGGACGCCGGCGCGCAGCGCGATGTCGTCGGCGGTCTGGATCACCGGGCCGTCCAGGACCGGGTCGCTGTGCGGCAGCCCGACCTCGACGATGTCGCAGCCGCCGTCGAGCATCTCGGTCAGCGCCCGGATGCCGCCGTCGACGGTGGGGAAGCCGGCCGGGAGGTAGCCGACCAGCGCGGCCCGGTCCTCGGCGCGGGCCTGCGCCAGGACGGACGTCAGGAGTTCGATGTTGCCCGCCATCACTTGTCCCCCTCACCGGTGCGGTCGGCGCCGTTGTCGTTGTCGTAGAGCCCGAAGTAGCGGGCGGCGGTGTCCATGTCCTTGTCGCCGCGGCCGGAGAGGTTGATCAGCAGCAGGCCGTCGGGGCCCAGCTCCCGGCCGACCTCCAGGGCGCCGGCCAGCGCGTGGGCGCTCTCGATGGCCGGGATGATGCCCTCGGTGCGGGACAGCAGGCGCAGGGCCTGCATCGCCGCGTCGTCGGTGACCGCGCGGTACTCGGCGCGGCCGACGTCCTTGAGGTAGGCGTGCTCGGGGCCGATGCCCGGGTAGTCCAGGCCGGCCGAGATCGAGTACGGCTCGGTGATCTGGCCGTCCTCGTCCTGGAGGACGTAGGAGCGGGAGCCGTGCAGGATGCCGGGAGTGCCCTCGGTGAGGGTGGCGGCGTGCTCGCCGGTCTCGATGCCGTGGCCGCCGGGCTCGCAGCCGATCAGGCGGACGCCGGTGTCGGGCAGGAAGGCGTGGAACAGGCCGATGGCGTTGGAGCCGCCGCCGACGCAGGCCAGGGCGGCGTCCGGCAGCCGGCCGGCGCGCTGGAGGATCTGGCGGCGGGCCTCGACGCCGATGACCCGGTGGAAGTCGCGGACCAGGGCCGGGAAGGGGTGCGGGCCGGCGACCGTGCCGAAGAGGTAGTGGGTGCGGTCGACGTTGGCGACCCAGTCGCGGAACGCCTCGTTGATGGCGTCCTTGAGGGTGCGGCTGCCGGACTTCACGGCGATGACCTCGGCGCCGAGCATCCGCATCCGGGCGACGTTGAGGGCCTGCCGCTCGGTGTCGATCTCGCCCATGTAGATGGTGCATTCGAGGCCGAAGAGGGCGCAGGCGGTGGCGGTGGCGACGCCGTGCTGGCCGGCGCCGGTCTCCGCGATGACCCGGGTCTTGCCCATGCGCTTGGTGAGCAGGGCCTGGCCCAGCACGTTGTTGATCTTGTGCGAGCCGGTGTGGTTGAGGTCCTCGCGCTTGAGGAACACCCGGGCCCCGCCGGCGTGTTCGGCGAACCGCGGCACCTCGGTGAGGGCGCTGGGCCGGCCGGTGTAGTTGACCATCAGGTCGTCGAGCTCGGCGGCGAAGGCCGGGTCGGCCTTGGCCTTCTCGTACTCGGCGGCGACCTCGTCCACCGCGGCGACCAGCGCCTCGGGGATGAACTTGCCGCCGAAGGCGCCGAAGTAGCCCTCGGCGCTGGGGACTTGGCCTTCCGGGTCGGGAAGGAAGAAACGGGAACTTTCGGAGGACATCTGAGCACTCCTCGACCGGGGCTCGGCGCCCCGGAGGTCCGGTATGTCGGGATGGCGTGACGGCTGCTCCGCGCACCGCTCCGTCGCCGCTACGGGGACGGACGCGTCAGCGCGCGGTCCCCGGACGCCATCGCCGCCCGTTGATCTGACCCGGCTCGGAGCCGATGTGGTACCGCACCCGGCGCCCCCGGACCCGGCGGGCGGGCGCCCGGCAGCCACGGTGCCACGAGGGAAGCGCAAGGGGGCACCGCCCGCCCGAACGCAGCCGGGAGCGGCGGGACTTGACCTCGGGGCGGAGGGGGGCGGCGGTCATCTCGGGGTGCCTGTCCTGCGGGGCCCGGTCAGTCCCGGCCGTGCCGGATCGCCGGGTGGGAGCCGGCGGCGACCAGATCGGCGACCGCGGCCTTGGGGTCCTTGCCGGTGACCAGGGACTCGCCGACCAGTACGGCGTCGGCGCCGTCGTTGGCGTATGCGATCAGGTCGTGCGGGCCGCGCACGCCGGACTCGGCGACCTTGACGATGTGGTCGGGGACCTCGGGGGCGACCCGGGCGAAGGTGCCGCGGTCGACCTCCAGGGTCTTGAGGTCGCGGGCGTTGATCCCGATGATCTTCGCGCCGGCGGCCACCGCGCGGGCGACCTCCTCCTCGTCGTGCGCCTCGACCAGCGGCGTCAGCCCGATCGACTCGGCCCGCTCGATCAGCGAGACCAGGGCCTCCTGCTCCAGCGCGGCGACGATCAGCAGCGCGAGGTCCGCGCCGTAGGCCCGGGCCTCCCACAGCTGGTAGGCGGTGACGATGAAGTCCTTGCGCAGGACGGGGATGTCGACCTTGGCGCGGACGGCCTCCAGGTCGGCCAGCGAGCCGCCGAACCGGCGCTGCTCGGTGAGGACGGAGATCACCGCGGCACCGCCCGCCTCGTAGTCGGCGGCCAGGCCCGCGGGGTCGGCGATCGCGGCGAGCGCGCCCTTGGACGGGCTGGAGCGCTTGACCTCGCAGATCACCCGGACGCCCTCGCCCTTCAGGGCGGCGACGCCGTCCTTGGCCGGGCGCGCCTTGCGGGCCCGCTCCTTGAGCTCGTCGAGGCCGACGCGCGCCTGCCGCTCTGCGAGGTCGGCGCGGACTCCGTCGATGATCTCGTCGAGCACGCTCACGCGAGCGGCCTCCTTCTTGAAGGGTGGCGGTGGACAGCGGCCGGTGGGACGCGAACCGTCGTCCCGGCCGGTCCTTTGATGGTATCCGCCGCGAGGGGCAGGTAGCGCATCCGGTTGACCGCGGTCCCACGAACTGGACGACTTCGGGGTGCCCGGCGGTACGCCCCGGGGGCCGCGGCGGGCCGCGGACGGGGGTGCGTCACGGCCGCAGTCCGGCGCCGAGGGGGAGGTTGCGGACGAGCGTGAAGACCAGCAGCAGGCCGCCCAGCGCCCACCAGTGGGCCGGTCGGGGCCGCGGGCCCGGCGTGGGCAGGCCGCGCACCGCGCGGGCCGCCCAGACCAGCCAGAAGAGCGCGAACGCGGCGTAGCCGGCCACCGCGGGGGCGTTGGCGCCGAGCGCCGCGAGGAGGTCGCCGTGCGCGACGGCGTGCGCGCTGCGCAGCCCGCCGCAGGCCGGACAGAGCAGGCCGGTGAGGTGCCGCAGCGGACAGACCGGGTAGTGGCCCGGTTCGTTGGGGTCGACGGTGCCGACCCAGGTGAAGGCGGCGACCACCGCCGCCAGGGTGCCGGCCGGTGCGGCGAGCCGGCGCAGTGGCCCGCGGGAGGTGTCCGGCCGGGGCCGGACCACATGATCACTCACGGTGCCGATGGTGCTACCGGACGCAAGAAGGCGCAGCTTCTTCGCCGCCGTACGGGGCGCGGGCCCTACGGGGCGGGAAGCGGCGCCTCCGGGGTGCTGCGGAGCGGGGCTCAGCCCTCCTGCGGCCGGGCCTTCGCGGCGGGCTCGGCCGAGCGCTTGGGCTCCTGGCCGAGGCCGGCCGCGCGCATCAGGCCACCCACGACGGCGCCGGCGCCGATCAGCACCATGCCCGCCCAGAAGCCGGCGACATTGCCCACCACGATGAAGGCACCGGCCACACAGAAGCCGATGAAGGCGATGATGACGCCGGTCCAGGCGGCGGGGGTGTGTCCGTGGCCACTGCTCGACATGGAGTGCTCCTCGTTGCTGAAGTCGCGCCGGGGTCCGGGCGCGCGAATGTCGTCGTCCATTGTCACCGATGCCGGGCGGGGCCCTTTTACCGGGTGGGGTCCTCGCCGCGGTCCAGGGACTTCCAGATCTCCTCGGGGCGCTCCAGGTCCGGCGGCGCCGCGGCGCGCCGCGGGCCGCGGGCGCCGCCGGGGGTGCGCTCGTACCGGCCCGACATCGCGGGCCAGAGGCGGCCGAAGACCAGGGCCAGGACCCCGGCGAGGAGCAGCAGCAGGCCGCCGGCGGCGGCCACCCAGGGCCAGACGGTGTGCGTGACGTGATGCACATCGGCGGTGTTCAGGCCGACCGCGTCGGCGGCCTTCTCGCGCAGCGCCGAGGTGTCGGCGTAGCCGAGGGCGGCGGCGGCGGTGACGCCGAGGCCGCTGAGGGCCAGCAGGGCGGCGACCACGATCCGGCCGACCCGACGGACCGCGAAGACGGCGACCAGGGCGGCCAGGCCGACCACCGCCAGCGCGCCGGGCACGCCGGTCACGTCGGCGCCGGTCACGGTGCGCGGCAGCTCGCCCTGGGCGAGCGCCGCGGTGCCCCGGGCCCAGGTGCGGCCGGAGGCGAGCAGCGCCAGGCCCGCGCCGGCGGCGCCGAGCAGCAGCGCCAGGGCCAGCGAGCGCCGGGCGCTGCTGCGGGGCCGGGCCGGGGCGGGAGCCGGCTCGGTGTCGGTACGGGACTGGGGTACGGCACTCACGCGTACCACTATCGCCTACCGGCCCTCGCGGGCCGCCGTGCGGGGGTGCGGCCGGTCATTTGCCCAGGTGGTTGGCGGTGTGGACGGCCCGGAGGACGGCGGCGGCCTTGTTGCGGCACTCGGTGTCCTCGGCGTCCGGGTCGGAGTCGGCGACGATGCCGGCGCCGGCCTGGACGTAGGCCGTGCCGTCCCGCAGCAGGGCGGTGCGGATGGCGATGGCGGTGTCGGAGTCCCCGGCGAAGTCCAGATAGCCCACGCAGCCGCCGTAGAGGCCGCGCCGGGTCGGCTCCAGCTCCTCGATGATCTGCAGGGCGCGCGGCTTGGGGGCGCCGGAGAGGGTGCCGGCGGGGAAGCAGGCGGTGAGCACGTCGAAGGCGGTGCGGTCGGCGGCGACCGTGCCGGTGACGGTGGAGACGATGTGCATGACGTGGCTGTAGCGCTCGACGGACATGAAGTCGACGACCTCGACGCTGCCCGGCTCGCAGACCCGGCCCAGGTCGTTGCGGCCGAGGTCGACCAGCATCAGGTGCTCGGCGCGCTCCTTGGGGTCGGCCATCAGCTCGTCGGCGAGCGCCTGGTCCTCCTGGACGGACGAGCCGCGCGGGCGGGTGCCGGCGATCGGGTGCACCATGGCCCGGCCGTTCTCGACCTTGACCAGCGCCTCGGGGCTGGAGCCGACGACGTCGAAGGCCGCCCCCTCGGGGTCTCCGTTGCCCTCGAAGCGGAAGAGGTACATGTAGGGGCTGGGGTTGGTGGCCCGCAGCACGCGGTAGACGTCCAACGCGCTTGCCGTGCAGGGGGTTTCGAACCGCTGCGAGGGCACCACCTGGAACGCCTCGCCGGCCCGGATGCGCTCCTTGACGTCGTCGACGGCGGCCTTGAAGTTGTCGGCGCCCCACTCGCCGGTGTACGGGGGCAGCGCGGTCGGCGGGAGCGCGGCGGCGCTCGCGGGCGCGGGGCGGGCGAGGTCGTCGGCCATGGCGTCCAGGCGGGCCACCGCGTCCGCGTACGCCTCGTCGACGCCGGTCGCCAGGTCGTTGTGGTTGATGGCGTTGGCGATCAGCAGGACCGTGCCGCTCCAGTGGTCCAGGACGGCGAGGTCGGAGGTGAGCAGCATGGTGAGCTCGGGCAGGCCGAGGTCGTCGGTGGTGTGCTCGCCGACCTTCTCCAGGCGGCGCACGATGTCGTAGCCGAGGTAGCCGACCATGCCGCCGGTGAACGGGGGCAGTCCCTCGCCCTCGATGAGGTCGCGGGGCGTGTGCAGGGCCTCGACGGTGGCGCGCAGCGCGGCGAGCGGGTCGCCGCCGGTGGGGACGCCGACCGGCGGGGTGCCGAGCCAGTGCGCCCGGCCGTCGCGGGCGGTGAGCGTCGCGGCGCTGCGCACTCCGATGAACGAGTACCGCGACCACGTACGGCCGTTCTCGGCCGATTCGAGGAGGAAGGTGCCGGGGCGCTCGCCGGCGAGCTTGCGGTAGAGGCCGACCGGGGTGTCGCCGTCCGCGAGGAGGCGCCGGGTGACGGGGATGACCCGCCGGTCCTCGGCGAGCGTGCGGAAGGTGTCGAGGTCGGGTGTGGCGGTGCCGGTGGTTCCCGTGGTCATGGGAGCGGAGCCTACTGGTCGGTGGCGGGTGCGCTCGTGAGAACGTCGGCATCGAAGCAGGTGCGGGCTCCGGTGTGGCAGGCGGCGCCGACCTGGTCGACCTTGACCAGGACGGTGTCGGCGTCGCAGTCCAGGGCGACGGACCGGACGTGTTGGAAGTGCCCGGAGGTGTCGCCCTTGACCCAGTACTCCTGTCGGCTGCGGGACCAGTAGGTGCAGCGGCCGGTGGTGAGGGTGCGGTGCAGCGCCTCGTCGTCCATCCAGCCGAGCATCAGCACCTCGCCGGTGTCGTACTGCTGGGCGATGGCCGGGAACAGGCCGTCCGCGCCGCGCTTGAGGCGGGCGGCGACGGCGGGGTCCAGCGAGGAGGCGGTGACACGGCTGCTGCTCATGGGTCCATTGTGCCGTGCGGCATCCTGCTGCCATGGACCAGTCGCCCTCCCCCGACCCGCCACCGCCGCCGGACCCGGACCGGGTGGCGAAGATGGCGGTGCGGGTGCTGGCGGCGGTCTTCGTGGCGGCGCTGGTGGCCGCGGTGGTGGTGGGGGTGCTGGTGCTGCGCGGGTGACGGGGCGCGCGGGGCCGGGGCGATGCGCCGTGGCAGGTGGGGCGGGGCGGTCGTAGGCTGGCCGTATGTCGACCCATGCGAAGCGTGAACGGCTCC
Proteins encoded in this region:
- a CDS encoding VIT1/CCC1 transporter family protein, whose product is MEIMDAAAPTHAAHRDNHTHRDVNGGWLRPAVFGAMDGLVSNLALMTGVAGGAVSQQTIVITGLAGLAAGAFSMAAGEYTSVASQRELVVAELDIERAELRKHPKDEQEELAALYESRGVEPELARKVAEQLSRDPEQALEIHAREELGIDPSDLPSPTVAAVSSFGSFALGALLPLLPYLLGGSVLWPAVLLALLGLFGCGAVVARVTARSWWFSGLRQLALGGAAAAVTYGLGVLFGTAVG
- a CDS encoding ADP-ribosylglycohydrolase family protein, with translation MTDAATTATPARPAPEPPDPEGPPAPCGSAPEPEVSPLEDRAAGALVGAAVGDALGGPAEGLTPEQIVARHGGRIEGIVGPFHPDWRTARPLAPYHKGDGHITDDTLMTHALVRVYETVRDHLDAYAVADHLVPDLIGTPRWIPELEAEALPLQRIFLAEKWIVARLHYGHADPREAGVGNIVNSGAAMYMTPVGIVNAGNPDRAYTEALDISAAHQSSYGREAAGVFAAAVAAAFLPDATPATVVGHALRLAKDGTRAAIEAVCDVAAPHTDYESALVPLRAAVAPYDTVGPNHREPSLGARRPSRVHAVEELPIALGMLLVADGDYRAGVLGAVNYGRDCAAIATMTGALAGALNGAAAVPAEWSAEVARASRLDLHAPAVALAGVAREVFARDRARRLRHEQSFGALVAGTVMTEASGR
- the lgt gene encoding prolipoprotein diacylglyceryl transferase, whose product is MDLAFIPSPSTGVVHLGPIPLRGYAFCIIIGVFVGVWLGNRRWVQRGGRSGTVADIAVWAVPFGLVGGRLYHVITTYEPYFGENGHPLDAFKVWQGGLGIWGAVALGALGAWIGCRRRGIPMPAYADALAPGLAIGQAIGRWGNWFNQELYGKPTDVPWALKIDPDPAIGRIGGTYHPTFLYECLWCLGVAALVIWADKRFRLGHGRVFALYVAAYCAGRAWIEYLRVDEAHHILGLRLNVWTALVVLVLAVVYMIVSAKKAPGREEIVEPEWQLAEGGREDGGKPADGSASGSAAGSAEAAGSPGGAKS
- a CDS encoding thioredoxin domain-containing protein; translated protein: MNQKNHDGPKRDGTSSARERLQAQRDKERTRARRVRQSAVAGAVVAVLAVAGGIAVWVSSGGGTGSTTDDAFALPRKASDGDKPAVQVGPAGARSTLTVWEDFRCPACQQFETGFRPVIHQLQDSGRLKVEYHLATLIDGNAGGTGSLNAANAALCAQDAGKFRDYHDVLYSHQPPEQQDRFGDKKYLLQLAGKVPGLTSAAFTKCVHDGRYDGFVRKSNEAFASGGFRGTPTVLLNGKDLSQVKGGRVTPADLKKMVLAADKSK
- the trpA gene encoding tryptophan synthase subunit alpha gives rise to the protein MAGNIELLTSVLAQARAEDRAALVGYLPAGFPTVDGGIRALTEMLDGGCDIVEVGLPHSDPVLDGPVIQTADDIALRAGVRITDVLRTVRDVHAATGAPVLCMTYWNPVDRYGVERFAADLAEAGGAGCILPDLPVEESEVWRKAAEQHGLATVFVVAPSSRDERLAKITEAGSGFVYAASLMGVTGTRESVGREAEDLVARTRATAGARRGLPVCVGLGVSNAEQAAEVARFADGVIVGSAFVKCLLAADGDLDAGLTAVRALAGRLGDGVRRNGAARD
- the trpB gene encoding tryptophan synthase subunit beta produces the protein MSSESSRFFLPDPEGQVPSAEGYFGAFGGKFIPEALVAAVDEVAAEYEKAKADPAFAAELDDLMVNYTGRPSALTEVPRFAEHAGGARVFLKREDLNHTGSHKINNVLGQALLTKRMGKTRVIAETGAGQHGVATATACALFGLECTIYMGEIDTERQALNVARMRMLGAEVIAVKSGSRTLKDAINEAFRDWVANVDRTHYLFGTVAGPHPFPALVRDFHRVIGVEARRQILQRAGRLPDAALACVGGGSNAIGLFHAFLPDTGVRLIGCEPGGHGIETGEHAATLTEGTPGILHGSRSYVLQDEDGQITEPYSISAGLDYPGIGPEHAYLKDVGRAEYRAVTDDAAMQALRLLSRTEGIIPAIESAHALAGALEVGRELGPDGLLLINLSGRGDKDMDTAARYFGLYDNDNGADRTGEGDK
- the trpM gene encoding tryptophan biosynthesis modulator TrpM, giving the protein MTAAPLRPEVKSRRSRLRSGGRCPLALPSWHRGCRAPARRVRGRRVRYHIGSEPGQINGRRWRPGTAR
- the trpC gene encoding indole-3-glycerol phosphate synthase TrpC yields the protein MSVLDEIIDGVRADLAERQARVGLDELKERARKARPAKDGVAALKGEGVRVICEVKRSSPSKGALAAIADPAGLAADYEAGGAAVISVLTEQRRFGGSLADLEAVRAKVDIPVLRKDFIVTAYQLWEARAYGADLALLIVAALEQEALVSLIERAESIGLTPLVEAHDEEEVARAVAAGAKIIGINARDLKTLEVDRGTFARVAPEVPDHIVKVAESGVRGPHDLIAYANDGADAVLVGESLVTGKDPKAAVADLVAAGSHPAIRHGRD
- a CDS encoding DUF2752 domain-containing protein produces the protein MSDHVVRPRPDTSRGPLRRLAAPAGTLAAVVAAFTWVGTVDPNEPGHYPVCPLRHLTGLLCPACGGLRSAHAVAHGDLLAALGANAPAVAGYAAFALFWLVWAARAVRGLPTPGPRPRPAHWWALGGLLLVFTLVRNLPLGAGLRP
- a CDS encoding HGxxPAAW family protein yields the protein MSSSGHGHTPAAWTGVIIAFIGFCVAGAFIVVGNVAGFWAGMVLIGAGAVVGGLMRAAGLGQEPKRSAEPAAKARPQEG
- a CDS encoding TIGR02234 family membrane protein, giving the protein MSAVPQSRTDTEPAPAPARPRSSARRSLALALLLGAAGAGLALLASGRTWARGTAALAQGELPRTVTGADVTGVPGALAVVGLAALVAVFAVRRVGRIVVAALLALSGLGVTAAAALGYADTSALREKAADAVGLNTADVHHVTHTVWPWVAAAGGLLLLLAGVLALVFGRLWPAMSGRYERTPGGARGPRRAAAPPDLERPEEIWKSLDRGEDPTR